In Paludisphaera rhizosphaerae, one DNA window encodes the following:
- a CDS encoding lysozyme — MVKKTEKTNAKAEMKLSPAGLEFLKAREGLELHVYRDAAGHKTVGYGHKLRAGEAFAEIT; from the coding sequence ATGGTTAAGAAGACCGAGAAGACGAACGCGAAGGCCGAGATGAAGCTGAGCCCCGCGGGCCTGGAATTCCTCAAGGCCCGCGAGGGCCTGGAGCTGCACGTCTACCGCGACGCGGCCGGGCACAAGACGGTCGGCTACGGGCACAAGCTCCGCGCCGGCGAGGCCTTCGCCGAGATCACCTAG
- a CDS encoding lysozyme — protein sequence MLRIDAEEFEAGVDELVQVPLAQHQFDALVSFAYNLGLKNLGGSTLLQRLNEGDFEAAADEFEKWCNITTPDGRKVPLRGLKHRRALEADLFENVVYA from the coding sequence CTGCTGCGCATCGACGCGGAGGAATTCGAGGCGGGCGTGGACGAGCTGGTCCAGGTCCCGCTGGCGCAGCATCAGTTCGACGCGCTGGTGAGCTTCGCCTACAACCTCGGCCTGAAGAACCTGGGCGGCTCGACCCTGCTGCAGCGGCTGAACGAGGGCGATTTCGAGGCCGCCGCCGACGAGTTCGAGAAGTGGTGCAACATCACCACGCCCGACGGCCGCAAGGTGCCGCTGCGCGGCCTGAAGCACCGCCGGGCGCTCGAAGCGGACCTCTTCGAGAACGTTGTGTACGCGTGA